From Falco biarmicus isolate bFalBia1 chromosome 18, bFalBia1.pri, whole genome shotgun sequence, one genomic window encodes:
- the AP3M2 gene encoding AP-3 complex subunit mu-2 isoform X3, translated as MAVGSPPRSERAGLRPRDYFGVCSEVMIKDNVVVVYEVLEEMLDNGFPLATESNILKELIKPPTILRTVVNTITGSTNVGDQLPTGQLSVVPWRRTGVKYTNNEAYFDVIEEIDAIIDKSGSTITAEIQGVIDACVKLTGMPDLTLSFMNPRLLDDVSFHPCVRFKRWESERILSFIPPDGNFRLLSYHVSAQNLVAIPVYIKHNISFRDGSSLGRFEITVGPKQTMGKTVEGVMVSSQMPKGVLNMTLTPSQGTHVFDPVTKLLSWDVGKINPQKLPSLKGSVSLQAGTSKPDENPTINLQFKIQQLAISASHREDITEDRPGWKEAASAGMATKACIALLSPWIFHVSVFSRSW; from the exons gATTATTTTGGTGTCTGTTCAGAGGTGATGATCAAGGACAATGTTGTGGTGGTTTATGAGGTGCTGGAGGAGATGCTGGACAATGGCTTTCCATTGGCAACAGAATCTAATATTCTTAAGGAACTGATAAAACCTCCCACTATCCTGCGAACAGTTGTCAACACCATCACAG GAAGCACTAATGTGGGTGATCAACTTCCTACTGGACAGCTATCAGTGGTGCCTTGGAGACGTACTGGTGTAAAATATACCAACAATGAGGCATATTTTGATGTGATTGAGGAGATAGATGCAATCATTGATAAATCAG GTTCCACGATTACTGCTGAAATCCAAGGAGTGATTGATGCTTGTGTGAAGCTGACTGGGATGCCAGACCTTACCCTCTCCTTCATG aaccCTCGGTTGTTGGATGATGTCAGCTTTCATCCATGTGTGCGTTTTAAGCGGTGGGAATCGGAGAGAATACTCTCCTTCATTCCACCTGATGGAAATTTTCGCTTGCTCTCCTACCATGTCAGTGCTCAGAA TCTTGTGGCAATTCCTGTCTACATTAAACACAATATCAGTTTCCGTGATGGCAGCTCACTGGGACGTTTTGAGATCACAGTGGGGCCGAAGCAGACTATGGGGAAGACTGTGGAAGGAGTGATGGTCTCTAGCCAGATGCCAAAGGGTGTCTTAAATATGACCCTCACACCCTCTCAAGGAACACATGTCTTCGATCCAGTTACAAAG TTGCTGTCATGGGATGTGGGGAAAATAAACCCCCAGAAGCTGCCAAGTCTGAAGGGGAGCGTGAGCCTGCAAGCTGGGACATCAAAACCAGATGAAAACCCCACCATTAATCTgcagtttaaaattcagcagctgGCTATATCTG CTAGCCACAGAGAAGACATCACAGAAGACAGACCAGGATGGAAGGAAGCAGCCAGTGCAGGGATGGCAACTAAAGCTTGTATAGCTCTCTTGTCACCTTGGATATTTCATGTAAGTGTGTTTTCAAGGAGCTGGTAA